In Spirochaeta thermophila DSM 6578, the following proteins share a genomic window:
- a CDS encoding endonuclease III domain-containing protein: MHERRERFEHIYRILEEEYADTSSFISFAEPFQLLVGVILSAQSTDRQVNLILPELFVRFPTPKDLAEAPAEEIETLVRSVGFFRMKARNIKETARLVHERWRGRVPERMEDLLLLPGVGRKSANVIRGTIYGRPAIIVDTHFGRVVRRLGLTEERTPERIERDLASWIPPGKQYPFSMRINRHGRAVCTARRPACESCRLAPFCLRRGVVSRGEEERGGLGDDSTTRARSGESPGAR; this comes from the coding sequence ATGCACGAGAGACGAGAGCGGTTCGAGCACATCTATAGGATACTCGAAGAGGAGTATGCCGATACGTCTTCCTTCATCTCGTTCGCCGAGCCTTTCCAGCTCCTGGTGGGGGTGATCCTCTCGGCTCAGTCCACGGACAGGCAGGTGAATCTCATCCTTCCGGAGCTTTTCGTACGGTTTCCCACTCCCAAGGATCTCGCCGAGGCACCGGCGGAGGAGATCGAGACCCTCGTGAGGAGTGTGGGGTTCTTCCGGATGAAGGCCCGGAACATAAAGGAGACCGCGCGGCTCGTGCACGAGCGTTGGAGAGGTCGCGTGCCTGAGCGGATGGAGGATCTGCTTCTCCTTCCCGGCGTAGGGAGGAAGAGCGCGAACGTGATCAGGGGTACCATCTACGGAAGGCCTGCGATCATCGTGGACACCCACTTCGGCCGCGTGGTGAGAAGGCTGGGGCTCACCGAGGAGCGAACGCCGGAGCGGATCGAGCGAGACCTGGCCTCGTGGATTCCTCCCGGGAAGCAGTATCCCTTCTCCATGCGCATCAATCGACACGGACGGGCAGTATGTACTGCGAGGAGGCCTGCGTGCGAGTCCTGCAGGCTCGCACCGTTCTGCCTCAGGCGTGGGGTGGTCTCGCGAGGTGAAGAAGAGCGGGGCGGTCTGGGAGACGACTCTACCACTCGGGCCAGAAGCGGTGAAAGTCCTGGAGCGAGGTGA
- a CDS encoding dihydroorotate dehydrogenase: protein MDLSVKIGGKLLPNPVGAASGTIGYGSEYEALVDYRTLGALYTKAITREPREGNPIPRIVETTAGLLNSIGLANVGMERFVTEKWTYLRELPCPVIGNIAGSDPEEYAEVISFLEAHTDLWGYEINISCPNVKKGGITIGTEPTTVERLTRTLRDLTPKPLIVKLTPNVTDITEIARAAEAGGADALSCINTVVGMAIDIHKKRPVIPQKTAGLSGPAIKPIGLAAVYRVRTSVRIPIIGIGGIMEPEDAIEYLLAGASAIQVGTALFVDPHTPDRILKGIKSYMEQEGFTSLQDFHRFWPEW from the coding sequence ATGGACCTCTCTGTGAAGATAGGCGGGAAGCTCCTTCCCAATCCGGTGGGAGCTGCCTCCGGCACCATAGGGTATGGGAGTGAGTACGAGGCACTCGTGGACTATCGCACCCTCGGCGCCCTCTACACCAAGGCCATCACCCGCGAGCCGAGAGAAGGGAACCCCATCCCCAGGATCGTGGAGACCACGGCCGGCCTGCTCAACTCCATAGGCCTTGCGAATGTGGGCATGGAACGCTTTGTCACCGAGAAGTGGACCTACCTCAGAGAGCTCCCCTGCCCGGTCATAGGCAACATCGCAGGGAGCGATCCAGAGGAGTACGCAGAGGTCATCTCATTCCTCGAGGCCCACACCGATCTCTGGGGGTACGAGATCAACATCTCCTGTCCCAATGTGAAGAAAGGGGGCATCACCATAGGGACCGAGCCCACAACAGTGGAACGCCTCACCAGGACATTGAGGGACCTCACCCCCAAGCCCCTCATCGTGAAGCTCACACCCAACGTCACCGACATCACCGAGATCGCCCGGGCAGCAGAGGCCGGGGGAGCCGACGCCCTTTCGTGCATCAACACCGTGGTGGGGATGGCGATCGATATTCACAAGAAGCGTCCTGTCATTCCTCAGAAGACTGCAGGACTCTCCGGCCCTGCCATAAAGCCCATCGGTCTGGCGGCGGTCTATCGGGTACGCACCTCGGTGCGCATCCCCATCATCGGTATCGGGGGCATCATGGAGCCCGAGGACGCCATAGAATACCTCCTGGCCGGCGCCTCTGCGATACAGGTGGGAACCGCCCTCTTTGTAGACCCCCACACCCCTGATCGCATCCTCAAGGGAATCAAGTCCTACATGGAGCAGGAGGGATTCACCTCGCTCCAGGACTTTCACCGCTTCTGGCCCGAGTGGTAG
- a CDS encoding cellulase family glycosylhydrolase — protein sequence MRVGRWIVIVLLSLGLIVGCAFPFLGNVEKEENTSSRATSLSVGRLTGVNWFGFETGNYVVHGLWARDYKSMLKQIADLGFNCIRIPWANEMIGKAPNSIQINPSGVDPYTGEQGLNLDLEGLSSLEVLDKIIEEANRLGLYVILDNHSRAADGYMNETLWYTDEYPEERWISDWVMMVRRYKNYPNVIGADLNNEPHGNTGTGMKPPATWGYTLPEYGDTDWKAAAERCAAAILAENPNLYIIVEGVEEYQGDTYWWGGNLKGVRDYPITSIPAENLIYSPHEYGPEVYNQAWFSDPTFPDNMPAIWDEHFWFIYKENIAPVLIGEFGIKEESAADPSSVAYQWFTTFMAYVGNKASWTFWCMNPNSGDTGGILKDDWVTVNEAKYNLIRPYLANPPQPTATPTPTSTPTPTPTPTPTPTPTPTPTPTPTPTATPTPTPTPSGEYTEITLPFTYDGGGEYYWKTHQFSTDPNDWSRYVNSWNLDLLEINGTDYTNVWVAQHQIPAASDGYWYIHYKSGVSWGHVEIK from the coding sequence ATGCGTGTAGGCCGATGGATAGTGATCGTGCTTTTGAGTCTTGGATTGATAGTAGGATGTGCGTTCCCCTTCCTCGGGAATGTTGAAAAGGAGGAGAACACCTCTTCCCGAGCCACTAGCCTTTCAGTCGGTCGTCTTACAGGTGTGAACTGGTTCGGGTTCGAGACCGGCAACTACGTGGTGCACGGGCTCTGGGCCAGGGACTACAAGTCCATGCTCAAGCAGATAGCGGATCTCGGGTTCAACTGTATCAGAATCCCGTGGGCCAACGAGATGATAGGTAAGGCACCGAACAGCATTCAGATCAATCCCTCGGGTGTGGATCCCTACACCGGGGAGCAGGGACTCAATCTGGATCTCGAAGGGCTTTCGTCCCTCGAGGTGCTCGACAAGATCATTGAGGAGGCCAACCGTCTCGGTCTCTACGTGATCCTCGACAACCACTCCCGGGCCGCTGATGGCTATATGAACGAAACCCTCTGGTATACCGACGAGTATCCTGAGGAGAGGTGGATCTCGGACTGGGTGATGATGGTGCGTCGGTATAAGAACTACCCCAATGTGATAGGAGCCGATCTCAACAACGAGCCGCACGGGAATACCGGGACCGGGATGAAGCCGCCGGCTACGTGGGGATACACCCTCCCCGAGTACGGCGATACCGATTGGAAGGCAGCTGCCGAGCGGTGTGCTGCGGCCATCCTTGCGGAGAACCCGAATCTCTACATCATCGTGGAAGGGGTAGAGGAGTATCAGGGCGATACCTACTGGTGGGGCGGCAATCTCAAAGGCGTGAGGGACTATCCCATCACCTCCATCCCTGCGGAGAACCTCATCTATTCTCCCCATGAGTATGGGCCCGAGGTCTACAATCAGGCCTGGTTCAGCGATCCTACCTTTCCGGACAACATGCCTGCGATCTGGGATGAGCACTTCTGGTTCATCTACAAGGAGAACATCGCCCCCGTACTCATAGGGGAGTTCGGCATCAAGGAGGAGTCTGCTGCTGATCCCTCCTCGGTTGCCTACCAGTGGTTCACCACTTTCATGGCCTATGTGGGAAACAAGGCCTCGTGGACGTTCTGGTGCATGAATCCCAACTCGGGGGATACGGGAGGCATCCTCAAGGACGACTGGGTGACGGTGAACGAGGCGAAGTACAACCTCATCAGGCCCTATCTGGCCAATCCGCCGCAGCCCACGGCCACACCCACTCCTACCAGCACGCCGACACCCACTCCTACGCCGACGCCTACTCCCACGCCCACTCCTACTCCGACTCCCACTCCGACGCCTACTGCCACACCTACGCCTACTCCCACACCTTCCGGGGAGTACACCGAGATCACGCTTCCCTTCACCTACGATGGGGGGGGTGAGTACTACTGGAAGACCCACCAGTTCTCCACGGATCCGAACGACTGGAGCCGATACGTGAACTCGTGGAACCTGGACCTGCTGGAGATCAACGGGACCGACTATACCAACGTATGGGTGGCGCAGCACCAGATACCAGCAGCCTCGGACGGCTACTGGTACATCCACTACAAGAGCGGCGTCTCGTGGGGACATGTGGAGATAAAGTGA
- a CDS encoding dihydroorotate dehydrogenase electron transfer subunit: MNHDLHVAYTSVEILEQREIARCYYLLEFSYPPTAPEPRPGQFFTMRIGNGPVPLLRRPFAFSSYRNGRAACIYQRRGRATTMLTTHRAGDVVDIIGPLGRPFPLKPSYSRPPVLVSGGIGIGPILFLSRTLEKQGIDHLLVLGARNADLLPSHQPSRPTELVLCTDDGSTGFSGTTVDYLSSRGGLGPEVVLYACGPTPMLKGLARLVEATGAELWVSLEQTMACGVGACLSCVVPTTGSTRYARVCTEGPVFNAKEIAWTSL, translated from the coding sequence ATGAATCACGATCTTCACGTAGCATACACGTCGGTTGAGATACTGGAGCAGAGAGAGATCGCTCGTTGCTACTACCTTCTCGAGTTCTCGTATCCCCCTACCGCCCCAGAACCGAGACCCGGCCAGTTCTTCACCATGCGCATAGGGAACGGCCCGGTGCCCCTCCTGAGGAGACCGTTCGCCTTCTCCTCGTACCGCAACGGGAGGGCGGCCTGCATCTACCAACGAAGGGGGCGGGCCACCACCATGCTCACCACCCACCGTGCGGGCGATGTGGTGGACATCATCGGTCCCCTGGGAAGGCCCTTTCCATTAAAGCCCTCCTATTCCCGACCACCCGTGCTCGTCTCAGGTGGCATCGGCATAGGCCCCATACTCTTTCTCTCTCGTACCCTCGAGAAGCAAGGGATCGATCACCTGCTCGTCCTCGGGGCCCGGAACGCCGACCTTCTCCCCTCACACCAGCCGTCTCGCCCGACAGAGCTTGTCCTCTGTACCGACGATGGGAGCACGGGCTTTTCCGGCACCACGGTGGACTACCTTTCATCGCGTGGAGGACTGGGACCTGAAGTCGTCCTCTATGCCTGCGGCCCCACCCCCATGCTCAAGGGGCTCGCCCGGCTCGTGGAGGCCACAGGTGCGGAGCTGTGGGTCTCGCTCGAGCAAACCATGGCGTGCGGGGTGGGGGCCTGTCTCTCGTGTGTGGTGCCTACCACGGGGAGCACCCGCTACGCCCGGGTGTGCACCGAAGGCCCTGTCTTCAACGCAAAGGAGATCGCATGGACCTCTCTGTGA